The window gaagaaaaacaaagtaaattaaagaatttggACATGCTTTCTTTAGGGGAGAAAAACACACATCGGAGACAGCTAAACatggaaaaaattaattgaacttTTGGGTGAAAGAATTGGTATGAATATCTATCATACAAAGCACTCTAAAATAATGCTTCCACTATAAACTCTCTGTTGAGGAGATGTAACAGAATATCACACGGCATAAGGCTAGAAAAGAAATGTGCATCCACACTCTATCAAACAGGGTAAAAGTAGAAAGATGGCAGAGAAAATTCGTggcaaaaaaaattaaaaaaaaaaaaaaaaaaaaaaaaaaaaaaagaNTTTTAGTAGGGATCGATCTTTCAGGATTAGGTGTCTAATTCCCTGGCAGAAGATTGGTCGATTTCCTTTCTAGATGCCTCCCAAAGCAGTTGTTCTATTCCAAGCTTTCTGAGCTCTACAAGACCTCGTTCGACTGCCAAAGGGATATGAGACTTTAAGCTAATTCATGAAGTTCTATACAATTGTTCTACAGAATATAAGTTACATTCCAGATGATAGACATCGAAGTAATCTGAGATTTCCAGACAAACAAATTACATGTAcatttatcataatttcaGGTAGAGTCCAACTCCCTATATTGATGGTTAGAGCATTGGTTGGTTTTTAAGAATAATCTATTGAGATGATTTTAGAGAGTTATAAAAAGGGTCTCTTTTTAGAGGATAAGATTTGAACTTGTCAGTAGTGTGAATAGGCTGGTCtgttgaacacgactctttGTGGAAAACACTTATACTCTTTATTAACATCAATCGAaaagagattacaagacactCTACAGAAACTACCGTTGTATTCTGTGCTTTgtatttcttgggatgaaaacTTACGTCTAGGGTGGAGGAGTATTTATATAAGAGATTAGacaatttattcttaaaatatctaaatttttgtcCTAAactattttgatattttattctcaacaacctaaattatttttctaaaagtaAATATACAATGAGCTCATACAATTTTAGTGTTTTAGTGTTTGACATTGTTGCATTAGTGATTATATTTTACGTGGaaattttatgaagaaatgTCAGAAAATTCTGACAAGCAAACTAATTCATAAAGATACCatgataaaaattgaaataatagaTTCATGCAGCAtgtaaaagtaaaattcagAGATATCAAAGGCTGTAACAGCAGTAATTCGAATCATGTAACGTACCATCGACAGCATCATGTGAAGTCGGAGGCTGTCCACTACGACTGATCCAAAACTGAAGCCGCTCATCTGCAACATCCTCATCCACACCATATGTCTTGGCTCTTCTCCAGAAGTATGTGAGCCATGCCTGCACAAGTTTTCAAACTCCGTCAATAATGAACCCAAAACACAAAACAGCTCAAGTctaccactaacaaatattgtcccctttggATTGGGTtctccctctccaatcgacgtgggatctcacaatacaccccCTTGGGAGCGCAGCTTCcctgctggcacactgcttaGTGtcttgctctaataccatttgtaacagtccaagcccaccgttagcagatattatcctctttgggctttccctcaaggcttttaaaacacatatgctagagagaggtttccatatccttgtaaggaatgttttgttcccctctcttaccgatgtgagatctcacacctAAAGATACGGATATGTAATGGGATTGTAAACTTCTTGAACATGTTAATAACTTTGGacagaaataaaatgaagacCATATGTATGCACATAGGCTATAAGAGCAAACAGCATCAAAGAATAAATCAAGACAGGTAGAGAACTGGGTACTTTTGCACACCAGAATTTCCACATCTTTTCAACAAGCGGATACAATGGCGTGGGGTAAATGCCAAAAGATAACTAAAAGTAGGAGGTTCACAAAGcacaaaactaaataaatccTCATGACCAACAAGAAAGATGAGAGATAAAACTACCTCCTTAAAATGAATATCTTCGGCTTCAGCTTCGCTTAGTTCTGCAAAGAGAGAAGTTCAATCACGAAGTAACTCGTAAGCCTAACTTGCACTCCATTCATCcattctttcttcttgttcttgttgtgtGAGTGTTTATGAAGAACGCTAAAACTATCATGTACTTTCAAACATGAATATGTTGTTACTATATAAGCATGGTGTTAAGCTACAAAGTCAACTTACCAAAAGCCTCAGTAAACTTCCGATCAGCATGTGATTTTGAATCTGTGATTAGAAAAACGAAAGAAAATAAGCAACTTTATTTGTACCATTCTTATTAGATtcaattgaaaaatcattcagtttttttttataatccaAGGTGTTTACAAAAGGCCTTCCGGATTTGCAATGAGGGAGgtataactaaataaaaatgttagaaagtttacaccaagatatagctCGGTAAACAACATTATCGAAAAGTTGTGTGTAAGTCTGTGTCTTTTCTGCAAATATTCTCTGATTTCTTACTTTCCACAGATTTCGAAAGAAAGTCATGATGAGGTTTTTCCATAATAGGGCTTTTGTGTTCTTGAAAGGGTGGTACGTTAAGGCCATATCCAAAAAAGTCATTCAGTTTTTTAATCATGGCAAGTCGAACTATTAAAGCTGCAAAATAACTCTCGAAGTTATGATTCTACAGAATTGATTTTGTCATTGACTAACGTCACATATAAGTAATCCATCATATTAATATTGACATGTAAAAGAGAACAAAGCTCTGATTCTTCaaagtaataatatatattatgactAATTGAGAAGGGTGAGTAAAAAATCAATActcttcaaaatattttaactggAAATGCAATTGTTCAAAAAGTTTGAAGGTAAAAACTTCACCTGATTGATGAATCAAACTTGGACATCTATGTTGTGCCAATGCAAGCACAACTGCATCTTCAACCTGGAAAATGCAAAAAGGAAAGAgtttttgaggaaaaaaatcCATGAGATTAATCGACGTGTGCACAAGCAGTAGAGACACTcgtgaatatatataaaagatacaaaattgaaaaaaagtaaacatAAGGACATATCAATAACAACAAGAAGGATACAACAGAAAGATTCAAGCTACGAAGAGCTATCATTCACGTCTAAAATCAAGGGGGAAAAGCACAAAAATAAGAGCagataatgaaattattatagcAATCATAGCGAACTAAGTTTTCcacaaaggaaaaagaaaacctttAGAGATGCTAGTTCTCTCAATCCCATTTCAACTGAAAGCATACTCTCAATATTTCCTTCACCAGAGAGATCATTTAAATCCTGGATGAGCTTACTCCTATCTTGATCATTTCGACCTGAAAGATTGATgcttaacattatttttattcatcaaATACAAAGAAGTGGATAAAAACAAGTGCATGATATTAAACAACTGGATCCCAGAGTTGAACCAACCTTCAGGCTCCTCCTTAGCCTTTTGTCCAGCAGAAGTAACAACTTCGAATGGCAAAGGAGCTAAAGAAGACCAATACTCATGTTTTGAGAGTGCAATATCCGCACATATGCCTGAAAACAAGCAAAtcagtgaagaaaaaaaaaaaaaaaaaaaactaaaaaatagaaggGGGAAAATTCCAAGGAAGATATTAAATAACGGcactcaaaatttattgagGAAAGAAACAAGTCATCTAATTTCCCTACAAACATAGCTACAAAGATGATTACCAATCCATGATTAAGTTCAGGAAGAGatggagaaaaaaatcatatagaGTTTTGGTTTTTGTAAAAGAAACGAGAAAACCCCCACCCAAAAGTACTAATCACAAAACAGCCTTCTAATCTTGAagaataataactttattttctgaaatttcaatgatttttGGGAAACAAGCAGCCAATGCTTGATTACCCACCAAAACATCTAGCCAAAAAGAagtcttattttcatttctcatAGTTATCGGAGACAACCATTCGAAAGTAGCTTAATACTCCACAAAGTGCTTTCTGAATTTCCTATTTGCCTTGTTTTTGTGAACTTCATAATATACAGTTTTCATTTTACCAACCATAAACCCAGCCCACTTAGAAAGAACTTAAAGCTTTATGAAAGCACACAACTCAGTATGCTATGAGGTATTTATAAACGAGAAAATGTTCCTTACCATATTGAACAGCTAAGCCCCAGTAGCGAGCAAGCCAACACCTCTTCAAAACAACCTCTTCctggaaaaagaacaaagaaaatatgattGAAAGAGAACTTCACAGCTGAATGTAGACATTGATTCTATAGCTAGACACTAACCATCTCTTCTTGTGTCAAAATCATTCTTTGTGTCATTACACGAAGAGCCTTTGCTTCAGACTCTGCTTCTCGGAGTTGTTCTGTAGCTGCTGATGACTCATCTTTTAAGTTCTGATAAGATAATTGCAACATCAGACATTTGAAAACCAAGACATGGATTGAAATCACTCAACTAGTTATGTAAATAGAGAGTGATTTTTACCTCAATTTCTGAACGAAGGGCAGCAATTTCTTCGTTTCTACTATCCTTGGTTGGTATTGCAGCCTTGAGTGCAGCCTATACAAAGAGTAATAGTCAGGGTTAaaacaaaagacaaaagaCAGAGCCAATGACATCAAAGGTGCTCATTCTGAAGAAAATTTCAACTTGGCCCATTTCCTAGAACTGAGATTAATAATGTAAAGGgcctacaaaataaaaaatgactcgATCCCTTGAAACCTATTCTATATGCTTCATGCAGTTACAATCTCAACAAACCTCTCTTTGACGCAGTTTAGCTTCTTTCCTGCAAATAAATAAGGCGAAACAGTAAGACCTGGAAAATTTCACAAAGAAATGGCACATTCAACGCGATGCAATCGTACCTGCTTAATAATTTGGCTTCCAAAGATACACCCTCTCCAAGAGTAGCAACCTGTGAAAGTATtgatacaaaaataataaacatagGTCAGTAAATTGTTCAAGGTGTGTAAAGCTTgcaacaaatgaaaaaatttaatttaattcggTGAACTGCCTAGCTACacataagttttaaaaaataactaaccAACAAACATCTCAAGATACATGCAGTCATACTATGACTATTAAAGTACAGGCATCTTTCTCTATGAGGCACTTGGATTTActtaactttcatttttcaatcaaCCTATCAATAAAACTATGAAAATCAGTAGGTTAATTAATACCTGTTTCTCTAGCATTCTAGCTCTAGCCTCTGCCTCTTCCCGTTTTTCTTCTGCTTCTCGAAGCTGTCCAACAAACTCAAGCATAAATCTCAATTGAACATGGTATTCGTGGAACtgatattcatattcataatcTTTCTTGAAATAGTGAGCAGACCTTTCCAAGTATATTCTCGTTCTCTTCTTGTAGCATATC is drawn from Cucurbita pepo subsp. pepo cultivar mu-cu-16 chromosome LG09, ASM280686v2, whole genome shotgun sequence and contains these coding sequences:
- the LOC111802478 gene encoding coiled-coil domain-containing protein SCD2-like; its protein translation is MDRRRVASPVSARQWSGGSSSTGSSSPAHPHALLGSNSTIKRAQNVAAKKAAQRLAEAMANTRPSVEGDDEDEDEEDDLNFRFRAPPPPSHSTYPSAVNSNNSNSFHTISGPRINRSPSPALGRNFVEHVPQVRSTSTGRSSRSVRSSQIVPPSKPPPRTPVFIPPIEPPSNRIGDRRFTSDIGQVNSKDAGDQSEASALRDELDMLQEENENILGKLREAEEKREEAEARARMLEKQVATLGEGVSLEAKLLSRKEAKLRQREAALKAAIPTKDSRNEEIAALRSEIENLKDESSAATEQLREAESEAKALRVMTQRMILTQEEMEEVVLKRCWLARYWGLAVQYGICADIALSKHEYWSSLAPLPFEVVTSAGQKAKEEPEGRNDQDRSKLIQDLNDLSGEGNIESMLSVEMGLRELASLKVEDAVVLALAQHRCPSLIHQSDSKSHADRKFTEAFELSEAEAEDIHFKEAWLTYFWRRAKTYGVDEDVADERLQFWISRSGQPPTSHDAVDVERGLVELRKLGIEQLLWEASRKEIDQSSARELDT